Proteins from a genomic interval of Cheilinus undulatus linkage group 15, ASM1832078v1, whole genome shotgun sequence:
- the LOC121522395 gene encoding tubulin alpha chain-like: MRECISIHVGQAGVQMGNTCWELYCLEHGIQPDGHMPSQLNKPSETKDESFTTFFSETGAGKYVPRAIFVDLEPTVIDEVRTGTYRQLFHPEQLISGKEDAANNYARGHYTIGKEIIDSVLDRIRKLADQCTGLQGFLVFHSFGGGTGSGFTSLLMERLSVDFGKKSKLEFAIYPAPQVSTAVVEPYNSILTTHTTLEHSDCAFMVDNEAIYDICRRNLDIERPSYTNLNRLISQIVSSITASLRFDGALNVDLTEFQTNLVPYPRIHFPLATYAPVISAEKAYHEQLSVAEITNACFEPANQMVKCDPRHGKYMACCLLYRGDVVPKDVNVAIASIKTKRSIQFVDWCPTGFKVGINYQPPTVVPGGDLAKVQRAVCMLSNTTAIAEAWARLDHKFDLMYAKRAFVHWYVGEGMEEGEFSEAREDMAALEKDYEEVGIDSFEEDEEGEEY, translated from the exons CGTGAATGCATCTCCATACACGTGGGCCAGGCTGGTGTCCAGATGGGGAACACCTGCTGGGAGCTTTACTGTCTGGAACACGGCATCCAGCCGGACGGACACATGCCAAGCCAGCTGAACAAGCCCTCTGAAACCAAAGATGAATCCTTCACCACCTTCTTCAGTGAGACTGGGGCTGGAAAATATGTCCCCAGAGCCATCTTTGTCGACCTGGAACCCACTGTTATTG ATGAAGTACGTACAGGAACGTACCGTCAACTCTTCCACCCTGAGCAGCTGATCTCAGGAAAGGAAGATGCTGCCAACAACTACGCTCGTGGACACTACACCATCGGCAAAGAGATCATTGACTCTGTCCTGGACCGAATCCGCAAACTG GCAGACCAGTGTACTGGCCTCCAGGGGTTCCTGGTCTTCCACTCCTTTGGAGGAGGCACCGGCTCTGGTTTCACCTCCCTGTTGATGGAGAGACTCTCTGTTGACTTTGGCAAGAAGTCCAAGCTTGAGTTCGCCATCTACCCGGCCCCCCAGGTCTCCACAGCAGTAGTGGAGCCTTACAACTCCATCCTGACCACCCACACCACCCTGGAGCACTCCGACTGTGCCTTCATGGTGGACAACGAGGCCATCTACGACATCTGCCGCAGGAACCTGGACATTGAACGCCCATCCTACACCAACCTGAACAGGCTCATCAGCCAGATTGTGTCTTCAATCACGGCCTCCCTTCGCTTCGATGGAGCCCTGAATGTGGACCTGACAGAGTTCCAGACCAACTTGGTGCCGTACCCTCGTATCCACTTCCCTCTGGCCACCTACGCCCCGGTCATCTCTGCAGAGAAAGCCTACCACGAGCAGCTCTCTGTTGCAGAGATCACCAACGCCTGCTTCGAACCGGCCAATCAGATGGTGAAGTGTGACCCTCGTCACGGTAAATACATGGCCTGCTGTCTGCTGTATCGTGGAGATGTGGTGCCAAAAGATGTAAATGTTGCCATCGCCTCCATCAAGACCAAACGCAGCATCCAGTTTGTGGACTGGTGCCCCACAGGCTTCAAGGTGGGCATCAACTATCAGCCTCCAACAGTGGTTCCTGGAGGAGACCTGGCCAAGGTGCAGAGGGCCGTGTGCATGCTGAGCAACACCACGGCCATCGCTGAGGCCTGGGCCCGTCTGGACCACAAGTTTGACCTCATGTATGCCAAGAGAGCCTTTGTCCACTGGTATGTTGGAGAGGGGATGGAGGAAGGAGAGTTCTCAGAGGCCAGGGAAGACATGGCTGCCCTGGAGAAGGATTACGAAGAGGTCGGGATCGACTCTTttgaagaagatgaagaagggGAGGAGTATTAG
- the LOC121522252 gene encoding trans-1,2-dihydrobenzene-1,2-diol dehydrogenase-like isoform X2, which yields MATRWGICSAGKISHDFLVALRTLAPEDHEVVAVAARELQHAEEFARKHKIPVAYGSYEELAKDPNVDVVYVGTVHPHHLTSGKLFMKAKKSVLIEKPLAMNLREVQELLSAARDNNVFLMEAVWTRFFPVSLEVKRRLSQGEVGEVQMVRADLGAPLTHIPRMVEKELGGGALLDLGVYSLQFVLMVFNGERPESIQATGHCIDTGDCFQCLPPIYVFCPGVDGTVVLVLRFSGNRLAVCTCSITMVMACDAVVNGTKGSMMVPEHMWCPTTLKVNKKEMQFPLPEVSMPLNFINSTGLRYEAEEVRRCLQEGLKESPGMPWSHSSLIAEIIDEARRQLGVTYDQDHIQ from the exons ATGGCCACACGCTGGGGAATATGTAGTGCAGGTAAAATTAGTCATGACTTCTTGGTTGCTTTACGAACCCTTGCTCCAGAAGACCACGAG GTAGTGGCTGTTGCAGCGAGGGAGCTGCAGCATGCTGAAGAATTTGCCAGAAAGCACAAAATCCCTGTAGCATATGGAAGTTATGAAGAGTTGGCCAAAGATCCAAACGTTG ATGTGGTTTACGTTGGCACCGTCCATCCTCACCACCTGACTAGTGGCAAGCTCTTCATGAAGGCCAAGAAGAGCGTGCTGATAGAGAAGCCACTGGCCATGAATCTGAGGGAGGTGCAGGAGCTGCTATCTGCAGCCAGAGACAATAATGTCTTCCTAATGGAG GCAGTTTGGACACGATTCTTTCCCGTGTCCCTTGAAGTAAAGAGACGTCTGAGCCAGGGTGAGGTGGGGGAGGTTCAGATGGTGAGGGCTGATCTGGGGGCCCCTCTCACCCACATCCCTCGCATGGTTGAGAAAGAGTTAGGAGGGGGGGCTCTGCTGGACCTGGGTGTCTACTCTCTGCAGTTTGTCCTCATGGTTTTCAACGGAGAGAGGCCAGAGTCCATCCAGGCCACTGGACACTGCATTGACACAGGTGATTGTTTCCAGTGTTTACCACC tATCTACGTCTTTTGTCCAGGTGTTGATGGAACCGTTGTTCTGGTCCTGAGGTTCTCAGGGAACAGATTGGCTGTCTGCACTTGTTCTATCACCATGGTGATGGCCTGTGACGCTGTCGTCAATGGAACCAAAGGCAGCATGATG GTACCCGAGCACATGTGGTGCCCCACAACCTTGAAGGTGAATAAGAAAGAGATGCAGTTCCCGCTGCCGGAGGTTTCCATGCCACTAAACTTCATCAACAGCACAGGTCTGAGATATGAAGCTGAGGAGGTCCGCCGCTGTCTGCAGGAAG gACTGAAGGAGAGTCCAGGGATGCCGTGGTCTCACTCCAGCCTGATCGCGGAAATTATAGACGAGGCCAGAAGACAACTGGGAGTGACGTACGACCAAGACCACATTCAGTGA
- the LOC121522252 gene encoding trans-1,2-dihydrobenzene-1,2-diol dehydrogenase-like isoform X1, with product MATRWGICSAGKISHDFLVALRTLAPEDHEVVAVAARELQHAEEFARKHKIPVAYGSYEELAKDPNVDVVYVGTVHPHHLTSGKLFMKAKKSVLIEKPLAMNLREVQELLSAARDNNVFLMEAVWTRFFPVSLEVKRRLSQGEVGEVQMVRADLGAPLTHIPRMVEKELGGGALLDLGVYSLQFVLMVFNGERPESIQATGHCIDTGDCFQCLPPSIYVFCPGVDGTVVLVLRFSGNRLAVCTCSITMVMACDAVVNGTKGSMMVPEHMWCPTTLKVNKKEMQFPLPEVSMPLNFINSTGLRYEAEEVRRCLQEGLKESPGMPWSHSSLIAEIIDEARRQLGVTYDQDHIQ from the exons ATGGCCACACGCTGGGGAATATGTAGTGCAGGTAAAATTAGTCATGACTTCTTGGTTGCTTTACGAACCCTTGCTCCAGAAGACCACGAG GTAGTGGCTGTTGCAGCGAGGGAGCTGCAGCATGCTGAAGAATTTGCCAGAAAGCACAAAATCCCTGTAGCATATGGAAGTTATGAAGAGTTGGCCAAAGATCCAAACGTTG ATGTGGTTTACGTTGGCACCGTCCATCCTCACCACCTGACTAGTGGCAAGCTCTTCATGAAGGCCAAGAAGAGCGTGCTGATAGAGAAGCCACTGGCCATGAATCTGAGGGAGGTGCAGGAGCTGCTATCTGCAGCCAGAGACAATAATGTCTTCCTAATGGAG GCAGTTTGGACACGATTCTTTCCCGTGTCCCTTGAAGTAAAGAGACGTCTGAGCCAGGGTGAGGTGGGGGAGGTTCAGATGGTGAGGGCTGATCTGGGGGCCCCTCTCACCCACATCCCTCGCATGGTTGAGAAAGAGTTAGGAGGGGGGGCTCTGCTGGACCTGGGTGTCTACTCTCTGCAGTTTGTCCTCATGGTTTTCAACGGAGAGAGGCCAGAGTCCATCCAGGCCACTGGACACTGCATTGACACAGGTGATTGTTTCCAGTGTTTACCACC cagtATCTACGTCTTTTGTCCAGGTGTTGATGGAACCGTTGTTCTGGTCCTGAGGTTCTCAGGGAACAGATTGGCTGTCTGCACTTGTTCTATCACCATGGTGATGGCCTGTGACGCTGTCGTCAATGGAACCAAAGGCAGCATGATG GTACCCGAGCACATGTGGTGCCCCACAACCTTGAAGGTGAATAAGAAAGAGATGCAGTTCCCGCTGCCGGAGGTTTCCATGCCACTAAACTTCATCAACAGCACAGGTCTGAGATATGAAGCTGAGGAGGTCCGCCGCTGTCTGCAGGAAG gACTGAAGGAGAGTCCAGGGATGCCGTGGTCTCACTCCAGCCTGATCGCGGAAATTATAGACGAGGCCAGAAGACAACTGGGAGTGACGTACGACCAAGACCACATTCAGTGA
- the LOC121522252 gene encoding trans-1,2-dihydrobenzene-1,2-diol dehydrogenase-like isoform X3: MATRWGICSAGKISHDFLVALRTLAPEDHEVVAVAARELQHAEEFARKHKIPVAYGSYEELAKDPNVDVVYVGTVHPHHLTSGKLFMKAKKSVLIEKPLAMNLREVQELLSAARDNNVFLMEAVWTRFFPVSLEVKRRLSQGEVGEVQMVRADLGAPLTHIPRMVEKELGGGALLDLGVYSLQFVLMVFNGERPESIQATGHCIDTGVDGTVVLVLRFSGNRLAVCTCSITMVMACDAVVNGTKGSMMVPEHMWCPTTLKVNKKEMQFPLPEVSMPLNFINSTGLRYEAEEVRRCLQEGLKESPGMPWSHSSLIAEIIDEARRQLGVTYDQDHIQ; this comes from the exons ATGGCCACACGCTGGGGAATATGTAGTGCAGGTAAAATTAGTCATGACTTCTTGGTTGCTTTACGAACCCTTGCTCCAGAAGACCACGAG GTAGTGGCTGTTGCAGCGAGGGAGCTGCAGCATGCTGAAGAATTTGCCAGAAAGCACAAAATCCCTGTAGCATATGGAAGTTATGAAGAGTTGGCCAAAGATCCAAACGTTG ATGTGGTTTACGTTGGCACCGTCCATCCTCACCACCTGACTAGTGGCAAGCTCTTCATGAAGGCCAAGAAGAGCGTGCTGATAGAGAAGCCACTGGCCATGAATCTGAGGGAGGTGCAGGAGCTGCTATCTGCAGCCAGAGACAATAATGTCTTCCTAATGGAG GCAGTTTGGACACGATTCTTTCCCGTGTCCCTTGAAGTAAAGAGACGTCTGAGCCAGGGTGAGGTGGGGGAGGTTCAGATGGTGAGGGCTGATCTGGGGGCCCCTCTCACCCACATCCCTCGCATGGTTGAGAAAGAGTTAGGAGGGGGGGCTCTGCTGGACCTGGGTGTCTACTCTCTGCAGTTTGTCCTCATGGTTTTCAACGGAGAGAGGCCAGAGTCCATCCAGGCCACTGGACACTGCATTGACACAG GTGTTGATGGAACCGTTGTTCTGGTCCTGAGGTTCTCAGGGAACAGATTGGCTGTCTGCACTTGTTCTATCACCATGGTGATGGCCTGTGACGCTGTCGTCAATGGAACCAAAGGCAGCATGATG GTACCCGAGCACATGTGGTGCCCCACAACCTTGAAGGTGAATAAGAAAGAGATGCAGTTCCCGCTGCCGGAGGTTTCCATGCCACTAAACTTCATCAACAGCACAGGTCTGAGATATGAAGCTGAGGAGGTCCGCCGCTGTCTGCAGGAAG gACTGAAGGAGAGTCCAGGGATGCCGTGGTCTCACTCCAGCCTGATCGCGGAAATTATAGACGAGGCCAGAAGACAACTGGGAGTGACGTACGACCAAGACCACATTCAGTGA